atcgcccaagcctcctctccacccaagctaggaccagggagggccaggcaatggctacattaaaacagatatttgatatataaactataaaaggacttatgtcagcctgttcaacataaaaacatttgctgcgagtttgaacttttgaagttgtactaaTTTAAGGAAACTTTTCAGGCGGTCGTTGCACGTCATCCGAATCTAAAGGGTAACGCTTAATCATTCTTGATAGCTTATAACATTATCCTTAACAGCCTACACAGATCATGATAGACAAGATGAATCTTGAATTCCAATCAGAAAACTTTAGACTACCAACGCACTTCAATGCCATTTCTGATGAATACAGAACTATATTGGCTATGTTTGTGTCAGATTAAGTAATCAGTTATGTAAACCTGGCTGACATCGATCCAAAAGATAAGTCTGTCTACAAGAAAACTTGTGACATTATTCTGGGGGGCAGATGCAAAGCAAGTTTGCTTAAAGACTTTACCCACTGAAACAATATGTGGAAAGATTTCGCCTTTATTgccgtgttgttttttttttttttttttttttttttttgcaactatgctctcaaggagaaaaaaaaattaattccgcAAGAACAGgtttttttcattaatcaaaatCATTGACCCAAAAGAAGCTCTTTCTTCTGAAAGAGCAGCGGATGCTGCAGTGAATTCGGGAATTTGTTCCCCAAACCTCGTAAAGGAAGAGGAACTCGATACTTTAGGAGACTTTGAGGCCTGactgataacgtctctgcctgttatttgccagtcgggggttcgagtcccgctcagtctcgttagtgccattagtgtctgcaaccttaccatccttgtgagctaaggttggaggtttgggggagcccataagcctatctgccgagtcattagcagccattgcctgaccctccctagtcctagcttgggtggagaaggggcttgtacgctgatcatatgatatatggtcagtctctaggacattgtcctgctcgatagggcaatgtcactgtcccttgcctctgccattcatgagtagcctttaaaacctttaaaaatggagaTTTATTGTATCCAAAAGACATCACAAAACATTTACGAAAATCCAACTTCATTTTGGGTGGAACTTAAGAGTTACTGACGGTAACCTCAAGCCCAAATTTGACATTTTCTAGATTTATGTGCTGCCCGTTAGCCCTCCCTCACTCTTCTGCAAGCGTTGAGAGGCTATTTTCGTAACTTAATGTTATTAAaaccaaacaaacagacagactCAGTGAAGCCACAGCATCAAAAACACACCCTGTTATTTCTGGCAGCTCTGAAAATCTCTCATTAATGATGTAAAAACTGGAGTGCCACAAGCGGTATGTGGAAAGAGAAGAGGAGTGACAAAAAGGAGAAACTACAGCATTGAATGCTTCTGCTGCCGGTTATGTGTCAGATAGTGAGACTTAAGATGGAGCACATTTCTTCAATAGTAaggtatgttcttttttttttttattgaaattaagtgtattttatgaaatttggaatttttttttctttttatgaatctaGGGATTTTTCAGGTAGCAATCTTGGGAATTTTCAAAATCGCGAGTGGTCACATTGATAGTGAAGTATATTTTGTGGTCTCGTATGTATTTTCTATCGTCCGTAAACTATAATGCGGTTTCATAGCCCATTTGGAAGTCTCCTGGACCTATTTTGTGGGCTCTTAGTCTATTTGGTGGTCTCTTGGGCTCATTGCACATGAAATTTTGTAGTGTTTGACAATTAACCATTAAGTTTAATGGCACTGATTGACCGATATTCCTCAATAGATTATATTGCAGCGAGAGGCATTCATTACCTAAATAGAGATTACATATCATGGACTCTTATATATTATGCAGTTATATATTATAAACCAGATAAGACTGACATAGCAGTGACGTGACGTAACTCGAGTGTCCGACTTCAAGAAACGCTGAACACCGCAGGCTTCTGTTTATCAGCAGCCAGACCACTTCACTAAACTGATGATCCAGACTAACTAAAACAACAGCAATTACGGTGTCAGCTAAGAAGAAAACAAAACGATCATATAAAAAAACACTGCCTTTTGGGAACCAAACGGATCAAGAGCAGGTTAGAGTCTTCTTTCTTGGCGTATATAAGGCGTTTTAGAAGCAGCCTGCGTCAGTGGGTGAGGCGCCTGCAGAAATTGGGCACCATGATCTACCAACGGGTCCTTCTGCTTCTGGGATTCCTCGCAGTTGCATCCACTGCCAAAACGCCTATTCATTACTATCCTAGTAAGACGTCATAGTTATATCATCTAACTTTTCGGATTCGTTTCTTGTTTTAGATCGTTATTTAAGTCCATCAAGTGAGACCCAGCTCTTTATAGTTAGTTTTATACTTTCgagatttggcctttttttaaacaTACTGAATAACTTAATATCAATTTAGTTTAGTTCTCCTTGAAAATCTAAAGTTAGTGTCTAGTCTAGGCTTAAATAAGCCTGTCgaataacctttaaaaaaaattagaataaaaataaaaaagaaaaaatacattaaaatctcCAAATAAAATTTCCCTCTTGGGATACAGTTCTTGAGGGTAAAATCCTCCAGTTTTTCACTACACATTTCAAATTATGTTTAGTGGTGGACTGTAAGCCAGTAATGATCTACAGACCTACCGAATGCAAAGGAACTGTGCACCACTCAACTTTGGATTATTGCGCTTACCAGATCTGGGTTCAATaggttcacacacacaaacatattcatacacagaaacacacacacacacacacacacacacacacacatatatatatatataaaatttatttatctatatatacatatatatatatatatataatatatacatatataattatacacacatatacatatatatatatatatatatatatatatatatatatatatatatatatatatatatatatatatatatttgtgtgagtgagtgcgtatttaagtatatacagaaacatacaaatatacatttatatattcataagtatatatgagttgtgtatacacacgcatacacacacaaacatatatatatatatataatatatatatatatgtatatatatatatatatatatatatatacatatatatatatatatatatagtatatatacagtatatgtgggtatgtgtgtttttatatataacatttaaatatttatctatatattgtacatgtaaatTGTAACAAACTCATAAAGAAAAATACTCATGAAACATCTTATAACCAGCAAATAAAGAAAAGTCTCATTATTTCCACTTTCCAGGTCCCTGGCCCGCTAGTGTACCCAGATGTTCAACGGAATGCCCCATAGCTGGATCCCCAAAACTTGCCTATGCTACTGGAAAAACCTATTTCTACTCTTATAATGGAAAGTCCCGCATCCATTTGGGAGATGCCGAAGGAGCCAATTCAGAGACAGAGTGGTCCTCACAAGTGGAAGTGGCCTGGCTCAGTCCTTGCGATATGGCCATATCCATCCGGAATCCTTCCTTTGGGGGCAGCTCAGGTAGAAGTGTTCAGGGAATTCACTCTTTTAACGTTACACTAGCACTAGCACTCTTCTGGGAGCCTTTATTAATCTACACCAAAAAAAGTGCATGTTTGAAAGTAATCTAGTTCCTGAGTTGTGCTTAAAGAAGACTTCCATGTGAATTATAGACTCTCTGAACCGGAACTTATTTGGGCAAATCATGCAATGTAAAATATTCTGAAGTTTGTttgattttctttgaaaattgagTTGGTTAGTCAGCAAATTCTCTGTTACGCAACATATCTTCTGAATTGCACCAGCACTcccataataataacatatttgagtacacttttacctgacattttttCCACCAGGTTCTCCTAAGTCTCAGGTCCTTGAGAGGTACCCATTGATAGTAGCTATCGTGGATGGGAGAGTTCAACAAGCTTGCAACCATCCGGAAGATGATGTCTGGTCAATCAACTTGAAGAAGGGTATTGCTTCAGCTTTCCAGAATTCCCTTCCCTCAAACTCTTCTATTAACTCTGGACTAAACTTTACAGAGGTGAGTATGGTTTGCAACATCAGATGTGGTTTTAATGGACTATAAAAAGCTTATGGAAATAGCCCATAAAGCCTGAATGCCACGTTTCTTAAGTACTACTTCCCTTTCCATTATATCAAAAAACTTATCTTCATACTTTTCCAGGCCAAAAGCGGCCCATCCACTTCTTAAACATAAAAGAATTCTTCTGCTTCTGTGACAAAATATCAGTCTGAGCTGTGTATATTGATATTTGTGATAAGATGCAAACCTTGGTgaagtaaaaaataattatttataagaTAGTTCCATTTTGCCTCAGAAATAAGTTGAGGTGAAGTACATCTAGTGCACTGATAGAGATAATGAATGGGTTGGCCTCCACAGCTGTATAAACCCTTTCCCCAACAATTCTATTGACGTAATAAGTAAAACATTTACTTATTACAGATCATATTTGTACTTTGCCAACTTTCCtatcataaacattattattcctgatcttttttTGTTAGATTTATGCTTTGATTTATGGATTgaagaaataaattttatcatagacttataaaaagaggtcaaaacagCAAATCTTTATCTAGATATATGAAAATCATAAACATATGACATATTTAAGTATgaatttctatattcctttttagaCTGATATCATCGGCAACTGCTCAACCAGGTATAATGTAAACAACGAAGGAGAAAAAGTCATTGTGGAGAAGATAAAGAATCATCGTTTCTGCCAGGATTATTATGTTAACAAAGCAGAGTCACCTAAGATTTGGCCTAAGTCTCCCATACCCATAAAGGAATCAGTTTCTGAGTGCAAACAAGCTATTGATAAAGGAATCTATTCTTCTATCACATGCAGAGAACGGAAGATCATCCACCCAGCATATGGTTCCTATAAATATATTGAGGCTAGTCAGGAGTCTGTCTTAAGGTTCCAATCAGAATCAGAAAACCTTCCCCAAGCCCTCACTATGCTTCAAGGGCGTCTTATTCCCAAGACTCTACGCTATGACCAAACGACTTCGAAGAAAGATTCCTCCATGGAGGCTGAACTAGATGAAGCACTTAAGGAAGTCTGCCAAAAAATAAAGAATGGGGTACAGGCTGATGCCGCAAAGGTAGTAGCAAAAGCTCTGCACTATTTACGACAGGTTCCTGAGGAAGAGATACAAAAGTCTTTAGAGAAAATTCGTGCAGGTCAAATTTGTGAGGAAAAACAAAAGCTTGAGGGTCTCTTCCTAGATGCACTAGCTTTTATTAATGAATCGGGGGCAGTTAAAGTTATGGTACAAGAACTTGTTTCAGGAAGAGCCAAGGATGGACGGGCTGCCCTATATGCTGGTGCTCTATATTTGATGCCTCGGCCCTGCATTCATTCAATTCAAGCACTAAAACCTCTTTTTGAAAATTTCCAACACTTTCCAAGAACTACTGTAGCTGCAGCATCCATGGTGAACACTTATTGCAAACAGAATACCAGATGTCACGAAAAAGCTCAGGTTAAAGATCTGTTACAAGTTCTAAGTAATAAGGTTAATCAGTTATGTTCTCAGCCTGCCCAGGAAGAGGAAAGGGAAAacgctcttgttttgttaaaagcaaTAGGTAATATTGGAGTGGTTACTCCAGAGATGACTAGCCCTCTCATCCAGTGCATTGAAAAGGAAGATGCCGACAGAAGTATTCGTTGGACAGCTACCCAAGCTTTCAGAAATGTTGAATGTACCCCGGAGGTAAGCTGTATAAAACTTTTCTTTATCCGAGATAATTTCATGCTAATTTACATGAGGAATAGCTAATCTTCAATCATGTAATATTGAGGTAAAAGTAAAGCTCAGCATACAgcatacccgttgagatactaccgctagagagttatgaagccttttgactagccagacagtactacattggattcttttctctggttactgttcattttccctttccctacacacacacacacacacacacactaaatagtttggcctatttattacatattctccactgtcctgacaacattgagattagcaaacaattcttctaaatccgaggggttaattactgcactgtaattgttcagtggccactttcctcttggtagggtagaagagactctttagctatggtaagcagctcttctaggagaaggacactcgaaaatcaaaccattgttctctagtcttgggtagtgccatagcctctgtaccatggtcttccaatctcttgggttagttctcttgcttgagggtacacttgggcacactatcttaattctctttctcttgttttgttaaagtttgtatagtttatataggagatatttaattcaatgctactcttcttgaaatcttttatttttccttaagtttcctttcctcactgggctattttccctgttggagcccctgggcttatagcatcctgcttttccaaaaagggttgtagcctagcaggtaataataataataataataataataataataataataataataatacttatttataCTCTATAAGATTAATAAagattctttttagagaaaaaacTGATAGAATTTCTGAAAGTAATCTTTTTGGTTTTACCATCCACAAAAGTTCACCCAAGCAAAGAAGAAGTTAATTGATATCGCAGTTAACCCTGCTATAGACACAGAAGCTCGGATTGGATCCTACCTGTCTTCAATCATGTGCGCTGATTACGAGGACATTAGAAAAATTACTGATGAATTATGGAGAGAGCGAAACACCCAAGGTAATTATGAGTTAGGCAGTACCTTTTTTCTCACAGCTTATGCAATATTTACATGGTTTTTGGTATGTTCATTCTGGAGGGGTATCTGGAGATGTATCACCTTTTTCTATTTTTCACCACAGTCAGGGGATTCATCTTGACCCATCTTCTGAATATTCAAGAATCAACAGCTCCATACAAACAGGACCTTAAATACCTTCTAACCAACATAGTTCTTCCATCTAACTTTACAAGTGACATAAGAAAATATTCCAAGAATGTTGACGTCTCTTATTATGCACCAGCATTTGGTGTGGGAGCTGGAGTGGAATCCAATGTCCTATATGCTCCAGGGTCTTTCCTCCCTCGATCTGTGAGCATGAATTTAACTGCTGCACTTGGAGAGACACCTTTCAATTTGGGAGAAATTGGTGCTCGATTTGATGGATTGGAACCCCTCTTAGAAGAACTCTTTGGACCCGAAGGATACATAAGGAAAACTCAAACTGGAAAGATCTTCGAGGACATCTCATCCTCCATCTCAGATAAGTTTTCTAAGATCAAGGAGAGTTTGGAGAAAATCTTTAGGCAAAGAAGATCTATTGATACTTCCACATTATCACAACTTTTCAATAAACTGTATGGTGACAAGAACTTCCGTTTGCCAAAAGCAGACATTTACGCAAGAATGAATGGCCAAGAAATAGCTTTTGCTTCTCTTGCAGGAGACTTGAAAAATATCAATGCTGACCAGATAATTGATGAAGTCTTTAATAGTGTTGATGACCTGATAAAAAAAGCTATTAACATTAATATAGATTCTGTAAGAACTGCTCAGGTCTATTTAGATTATTATTTGCCTACAACCCACGGGTTCCCCCTGAAAGTTGAACTAGAGGGCACTGCTGTTGCTGGACTAACACTAGGTAGAAATACTGACAGACGGTCTGAGGGAGGCTCAGATACAATCAAATTGTACCCAAGTTTATCTACACAAATTAATGGATTTGTCGGTTATGATTTTTACATTGCTCAAGTTGGGATTAGAACGGTAAATTGCATAACCACATCCACAGGCTTAAGTATCAACATTAATCACTCAAGTGAAAGGGGTTTTGAACTTGAAGTTGATCTCCCTGAAAAAATGGAACTTCTGAATGTGGAAAGTGAAACCTACCTCCTCAAAGGAATTCTAGGAATTCCCGATACTAAGGTCAATCCTTCATCAGTAAGAAGCACAAGATTCCAGTCAAAGTCTTGCATGAATAGGATGGAATCAGCTCTTGGTATTAAGATTTGCTATGATGTTGATCTGCCAAATATATTCATGAGTCAAGGACTTCCTCTTGGACCACCATCCCATTTCAAGTTCTTCCTCGAAAAGTCAGAACAAAATATGAAAGGTTACCATATGAAAGCTACTATTCAAAATACTTCAGGGAATAAGGAAATTAAGATTGAGATAGATACTCCCGGATCATCCATTCCTAGGAGAGCTACAGCTCTCATTGTCTATGGCAGTGAAGGCGACATCAATGTATTCTCTTGGGTTCTTGAATCACAAAGTCAAGGTGGTATAAAAGCGGAACTCAGAAACAAGTGGACACAAACTGAAAAAATGTTTGAGCTCAATACATACTGCAGCGGAAATAAGCAATATTCGCCTGATACCAAAGGCATTGAAGCTAGATTCCAGATGAATGATGATGGACAGGAAATCAAACTGGATGCCCTTCTTCGTACATTGTATATCTTCCAAGAACATCTTGACATAAAATTTGAAGGTATTCAAAGATTACACTGGTTTAATCATGTTCTATGATATTTAAGCCGACTAATATTTGTATGCTTCACAATAGGTAAAACAATATACACAAAACCAATAATCAGAATGGAAATATCAAGCTCTCTTCAATTCTAAGCCATGTaatttagttatttctttattttcttattcagtTGAAGGAGATTTAAGATACAGTGAAATGAAGATCCCTCTTCCTCAAAGGCTACGTAAATTTGAATGTACTGTTGCCACTCACAAATGGAATGCCGTGACATTCATGCAAAAGGCCGGCAATTCTCAGTATAACTCAGTTTTCAAATTAGGACAGAAAGGAGCAGAGGAGGTTGATTTTAAAGCTAATCACATCATTGAAGGAAGCTCATATCATGATctaacattaaaaacagatataaTTGGTGAGTATTATAATCCTTTGTTTCACACTTGTCCATTTTGTAAACTTGAAAATTGGTTATTTATATCATGAGATTTTCGTGGGTGTCAGTTTTCTATTCAACCTCTGACTATTACAGTCTTTTGAAATTTTAATGCAGGGAAAATAGGAAGCAGCCAGTACAGGACACAGTTCGTTTTGTATGCAAATGATGCAAAAATAGGAACAACAATAGAAATTCTCAGAGGAGACAGTGCTAAAATTGCTGACCTAGAGATAATCTTTGAGCGTTCTGGAGAAAATCGCAAGATTAGGTTTTTGGTATGTATCCCTACAGCTGTTGTTGTACTTTGCAAAATATTTGTACCTCTTCACACTTCTAGATATTTTGACAAATATTACATTAATGAAAACTTATTCCATAGCTTGGAGTGCCAGATTATGTCAACACAATTCTGTGCCAGGCTTCTGCAACAAACCAAGGAGCTTCCAACTACCAGGTCGAAATTAGCGGAAAACATAGTGGAAAAGCGTTTATTCATGTACAAGGACCAGTGACTGTTCATCTTTCATCAAAACTCACTCATTTTCAGGCCCAACTAGGTTTTGTATTTTTTGGAAGTCAACCACAGTCTTTCAAGACAGCCATTATATTTGGCCCTCAAAAGCAGCTTTTGTCATTTGAGTTAAGTAACCAATCTCAACGTTTTATACATATGGAATGGAGCATGTCAAACCAAGATAGTCGAGAAACTACAGTGAGTTTTAAAGCTGATTTACCATCTCTAATCAAGAAATCAGCCATCATTCTAATGAGCCGTACAACATTTCATCTAACCGTTGATGATGAACTGGCACCAACTAGCGCTAATCAATTAAGGCTGAAGGGTTTCCTGgatattgattttgaaaataaaaaagcagTGTGCAAATTTACTTGGGACTCTGAGGAAACTAAAGATAACACGTTCCAGGCTGCTGTAGGTCTTGCAAGTGCTTCTTCCACATTGCAAGACAGTGTCTTTCAGTAAGTTTTACATTAGTCTTAACTACAATAATTTGAATCAATGTAGATTTCATAAAGGGAACTGCTGAAATACAAATGTgccattttgtaatatatataaattttcaaaaactttttcaGAGGTACCTGGAACTACCAAGACAAAAGTGGTAATTTTATGATAGAACTGAAACTAGCTGACGCTCACTCTTGGTTCAATGGAATCAATAGCATGAAAATAGACATAACTACGTCATCTCAGAAAGCATATCAGTTGGATACTGAAATTCGAAGTGAATTGTGGGCCTTATCACCAAAGATTGCAGTGAGAATTTCTTTGAAAACTCCTGAAAGCAAGCAGTACAAACTCTCATCTGAAAATTTAGTCCAGTGGTTGGATGGTCCTTGCAATGCAAAAGTGATCTCTAAATCAGAGTTCACTTATGAAGGCCGGCAGAGCGGAATACTCATTGAAGCGGAACATCTCAGGGCAACAAGCAAGCATCAAGCATACCTGCAGGTAATCACTTGAGTGTAATGTAACTGAAAATGAAAGACCTATTCTTAATTTTCCTCAATTAAAACAGAATTGCTATAACTGGGAAAGGATAGAAAATTTAAATTAGGTAACAGTGAACagtcaatttcctttttttattattaaaggaaaatttatAGTTCCTTCATTAATTTATCAATTCATGGCGAGAATATAGTTGGCTTCAATAGTAGAATTTGTAATCTCTAGTACAGTTTCTATTCAAGAGTTAAAGATCatgtactttttctttttcttaaaatagaACATAACTTCTTTCTCAACAAGCTTGTCCCTATTTGGGATCACTGTACTGGTTCTTCAACACATTCTTCCCTTTCCTGTAAATCCTCCTCACTCAATCCCAAATCCTTCATATCTCTTTTCACACGGGAGCAactatttcatttaatatttctaTCATAAATGCATTTTACTTTCAGATCCAGATCACAAATCCAGCACTTCAGCAACCAATGTATACAAAAATAGCACTAGACAACCAACAAGATAAATATAGCTTTAGATGGAAAATAGAAAATGGTACGCCAGTTGATGCTGCAATGTATGAACTAACGTTAGTTCCAGAAGGTGGCGTTCAATTATTCAGAGCAGAGCTAAAACTTGAAGTAATTAAGGAGCTTTTGAAGTCAATCGATGATCTTTTCTCCTCTGGTTCTCCTTCACCAATCAGTGGATTCCGAGAAGCCCAAGCAACTTACCTCTTCATGTACAGGAGACCAATGTCTGCTTCTCATTCTCTTCTGATGCATACACCTTCTCGTAAGATGGAAGGTGAGGTGAAATATTCCCCTTCAGAAGTCAGATTAAGGTTCCAGCCTAAGATTGGTTACAGTGAACCaaattatgaattatatttcaACTACTCAAAGTCTTCTTGGGGTGGACCAACACGGCTGCAAGGTCGTATGAATGTTCCAGGACTTCCTAAAGAAATGCAGGCTGATGTCCAGTACACAAGAGATGAACAGATGATGTCAGGATTAATTGAACTAGATATCTTCCCCAATACTGATGACAAGATTGTAGGAAAATTGGAATCAAGAGCCATATCGCCAAATACTGTCATTGTTGAAGCTACATTACATGGAAAGGTGAGTTTAAATAAGCATTATAACTATTGAGATGTATGAGATTATTAATTCTGAATGCAGTACTGTATGCAGTATTTGGACAATTTCCTCATGTATAATAACATTTTCTGTTGCCAGGCATTGAAGGTTAATCCAAATGTAATAGTAACAGCTGCTTATGGACCTCAAACAATTGGATTTGACTTCAAGTTTCAGAAGACTGACTCATCCCCCATCTCACTTCTGATTTCTGGGAAACTTGACATGAGTTTTGGTAGAAATGGTGCTTCTTCATTCATTGTGCAAACTGATAATATAAAAGTTATTGATATATCAGGCTCTGTTCAACCTTACCAAAGTCCTGAGTGTTATGGAATTGTAGTAAAGTCTAAGATGTATTCGTCTGTGATTGGACATTACGATGTGTCTACAGAGTGGTGTAAACCCTTTTTAGTCAGGTTCCTCAGCCAGAAGCATGAAAGTGATAACAGATATGAAGCAACATTAGGTATGGAAAACTTGAGGAGAGTCGAGATCAGCATGGCAGAATCTAATTCTAAGACAGGAGAAAAAATAATTCTTGGGATGGTTCATGTAAAGCTTTTGACACCAAAGGTTGTGATGGTTGAGACAAAATATGAAAAGGATCAACTACTTAGCATCAAGGTAAGGGTATTTTTGTAATCTAATTTTTAATGAGCATACAATAGGGCTAAAGTTGAATGTATTGGACCTTACTACCGCCTGAAAATTTCAGAGTTCATTACATCAGAAATGGTCGAGTCTTCTTTCTTCCGCTGTCTCATGGCTGGATAAATCTAGTCATGAAATATTGATCGAAGGGAGTCCTAGATCTCCTTCCTCCCAGGTGGCAAGAGTCTggcaagaaataaaaaatgaagccAGCAGAATCTACAAGGACTTGGACTATGATGGTGTTGTCCCATTTTTCCATACAAAACTCCAGATTGTCAGTGATATTATCCATGGCTTCACTATCAGGTACTGGAAGGTTTGGTCAAAATACGAACAGGCACGACAGCAACTATCTTCATCGACATCGGAAGCAATAAGTAAAATGCAGTCAGAATTTAGTGGTATTACTCACTTTGTAACTGAAGGTATGTTACAGTCTGGCAAATTCATCTCATGATAACATAGTCATTTGCTAGTGCTTTCATACTAATAAGATGCGGGATATTTAACGTTAATAGTATGTAAAAGTTAACAGGTTTTgatatcaaacaaacacacacacattttatatatatatatatatatatatatatatatatatatatatatatatatatatatattatgtatatgtgtatatataatatatatat
This DNA window, taken from Palaemon carinicauda isolate YSFRI2023 chromosome 10, ASM3689809v2, whole genome shotgun sequence, encodes the following:
- the LOC137648705 gene encoding vitellogenin-like, whose amino-acid sequence is MIYQRVLLLLGFLAVASTAKTPIHYYPSPWPASVPRCSTECPIAGSPKLAYATGKTYFYSYNGKSRIHLGDAEGANSETEWSSQVEVAWLSPCDMAISIRNPSFGGSSGSPKSQVLERYPLIVAIVDGRVQQACNHPEDDVWSINLKKGIASAFQNSLPSNSSINSGLNFTETDIIGNCSTRYNVNNEGEKVIVEKIKNHRFCQDYYVNKAESPKIWPKSPIPIKESVSECKQAIDKGIYSSITCRERKIIHPAYGSYKYIEASQESVLRFQSESENLPQALTMLQGRLIPKTLRYDQTTSKKDSSMEAELDEALKEVCQKIKNGVQADAAKVVAKALHYLRQVPEEEIQKSLEKIRAGQICEEKQKLEGLFLDALAFINESGAVKVMVQELVSGRAKDGRAALYAGALYLMPRPCIHSIQALKPLFENFQHFPRTTVAAASMVNTYCKQNTRCHEKAQVKDLLQVLSNKVNQLCSQPAQEEERENALVLLKAIGNIGVVTPEMTSPLIQCIEKEDADRSIRWTATQAFRNVECTPEFTQAKKKLIDIAVNPAIDTEARIGSYLSSIMCADYEDIRKITDELWRERNTQVRGFILTHLLNIQESTAPYKQDLKYLLTNIVLPSNFTSDIRKYSKNVDVSYYAPAFGVGAGVESNVLYAPGSFLPRSVSMNLTAALGETPFNLGEIGARFDGLEPLLEELFGPEGYIRKTQTGKIFEDISSSISDKFSKIKESLEKIFRQRRSIDTSTLSQLFNKLYGDKNFRLPKADIYARMNGQEIAFASLAGDLKNINADQIIDEVFNSVDDLIKKAININIDSVRTAQVYLDYYLPTTHGFPLKVELEGTAVAGLTLGRNTDRRSEGGSDTIKLYPSLSTQINGFVGYDFYIAQVGIRTVNCITTSTGLSININHSSERGFELEVDLPEKMELLNVESETYLLKGILGIPDTKVNPSSVRSTRFQSKSCMNRMESALGIKICYDVDLPNIFMSQGLPLGPPSHFKFFLEKSEQNMKGYHMKATIQNTSGNKEIKIEIDTPGSSIPRRATALIVYGSEGDINVFSWVLESQSQGGIKAELRNKWTQTEKMFELNTYCSGNKQYSPDTKGIEARFQMNDDGQEIKLDALLRTLYIFQEHLDIKFEVEGDLRYSEMKIPLPQRLRKFECTVATHKWNAVTFMQKAGNSQYNSVFKLGQKGAEEVDFKANHIIEGSSYHDLTLKTDIIGKIGSSQYRTQFVLYANDAKIGTTIEILRGDSAKIADLEIIFERSGENRKIRFLLGVPDYVNTILCQASATNQGASNYQVEISGKHSGKAFIHVQGPVTVHLSSKLTHFQAQLGFVFFGSQPQSFKTAIIFGPQKQLLSFELSNQSQRFIHMEWSMSNQDSRETTVSFKADLPSLIKKSAIILMSRTTFHLTVDDELAPTSANQLRLKGFLDIDFENKKAVCKFTWDSEETKDNTFQAAVGLASASSTLQDSVFQGTWNYQDKSGNFMIELKLADAHSWFNGINSMKIDITTSSQKAYQLDTEIRSELWALSPKIAVRISLKTPESKQYKLSSENLVQWLDGPCNAKVISKSEFTYEGRQSGILIEAEHLRATSKHQAYLQIQITNPALQQPMYTKIALDNQQDKYSFRWKIENGTPVDAAMYELTLVPEGGVQLFRAELKLEVIKELLKSIDDLFSSGSPSPISGFREAQATYLFMYRRPMSASHSLLMHTPSRKMEGEVKYSPSEVRLRFQPKIGYSEPNYELYFNYSKSSWGGPTRLQGRMNVPGLPKEMQADVQYTRDEQMMSGLIELDIFPNTDDKIVGKLESRAISPNTVIVEATLHGKALKVNPNVIVTAAYGPQTIGFDFKFQKTDSSPISLLISGKLDMSFGRNGASSFIVQTDNIKVIDISGSVQPYQSPECYGIVVKSKMYSSVIGHYDVSTEWCKPFLVRFLSQKHESDNRYEATLGMENLRRVEISMAESNSKTGEKIILGMVHVKLLTPKVVMVETKYEKDQLLSIKSSLHQKWSSLLSSAVSWLDKSSHEILIEGSPRSPSSQVARVWQEIKNEASRIYKDLDYDGVVPFFHTKLQIVSDIIHGFTIRYWKVWSKYEQARQQLSSSTSEAISKMQSEFSGITHFVTEVVVGGAHALQTGTVPKDIHRILSQIKEFTLFREAKHILDSLFREYPEEYQSFKQVLQKLQRTLVKDLEKERRNFMSFKKPQQVVTWIVSHLNFEHMVFTSVDHLIKTIIGSTLLIPIQMDGNHIKALLPVREPVYSLPLALPHISVGSVPTVDSAIWTLESLMPTPTDNLIWAYYSLLPRQARYLLPPYNSTAVVVDGTEIFTFDGAVLRVPHSPCKVLLAQYKSETLVMQNQQPSTIPQFTMRSSETTVEVKPDFTVTMNGQLISGPRHVQGKVEIYKEAEKIEVRTPYITLHVNQKSLTAAVEVSGWTFGQLAGLLGTYDGEMGNDWITPCGSKSSNMQELVKSWQEDQNCQTPEIPSKGILKIPVMNVTNCNTIFSSMVRCNPIVPDRLFLEVCYTSNQVCSAARAYAAVCSLAGVHGIYPAGC